One Glaciihabitans arcticus DNA window includes the following coding sequences:
- a CDS encoding TlyA family RNA methyltransferase has protein sequence MADARLDAALAERGLARSRTHAARLIADGLVTVDGAPAPKASAKVRENQVIAVAGADHYVSRAAHKLNGALDGFGVPVVGRLALDVGASTGGFTQVLLERGASRVIALDVGHAQLAEPVLSDPRVSVVEGFNARYVTRDALTAASGVTESPSLIVADLSFISLTQVLPAIVDTVGLEVDFVLLVKPQFEVGRTGIREGIVRDKGLRLDAVTGVMWAAWDLGLGTAGVLPSPIAGNSGNHEYLLWLSASVGVNPTEWLERVSELA, from the coding sequence ATGGCTGACGCGCGGCTCGATGCGGCCCTCGCCGAGCGGGGGCTGGCACGTTCGCGCACCCACGCCGCGCGGCTCATCGCCGACGGCCTGGTGACGGTCGATGGTGCCCCGGCACCCAAGGCCTCCGCGAAGGTGCGGGAGAACCAGGTGATCGCCGTCGCGGGGGCCGACCACTACGTCAGTCGCGCCGCCCACAAGCTGAACGGGGCCCTCGACGGTTTCGGGGTTCCCGTCGTCGGGCGGCTCGCGCTCGACGTGGGTGCCTCCACGGGGGGCTTCACGCAGGTGTTGCTGGAGCGCGGGGCATCCCGGGTCATCGCACTCGACGTCGGCCACGCACAGCTTGCCGAACCTGTGCTCAGCGACCCACGGGTCAGCGTGGTCGAAGGCTTCAATGCGCGCTACGTGACGCGGGATGCCCTCACCGCCGCCTCGGGAGTGACCGAGTCACCCTCGCTCATCGTGGCGGACCTCTCGTTCATCTCGCTGACGCAGGTACTGCCGGCCATCGTGGACACGGTCGGGCTCGAGGTCGACTTCGTGCTTCTCGTCAAGCCGCAGTTCGAGGTGGGGCGTACCGGCATCCGCGAGGGGATCGTGCGCGATAAGGGGCTCCGCCTCGATGCCGTGACCGGTGTGATGTGGGCGGCCTGGGATCTCGGGCTCGGCACGGCGGGCGTCCTCCCCTCCCCAATCGCGGGCAACTCGGGAAATCACGAGTATCTGCTCTGGTTGAGCGCGAGCGTTGGGGTGAATCCGACAGAATGGTTGGAGCGGGTTTCTGAGCTGGCCTAG
- a CDS encoding NAD kinase translates to MTTDRHILVVAHTGRQDSLSAAAQVCKQLLDAGISPVLTAEEHAEVVAFNGALEPMQILSQSANGDGVKIGDLELVIVLGGDGTILRAAELTRGCSAPLLGVNLGHVGFLAESEREDLTETVTRALARDYLVEERMTLNVRVKVNAEVIYETWALNEATVEKASRERMLEVVIEIDGRPLSSFGCDGVVMSTPTGSTAYAFSAGGPVVWPSLDAMLLVPLSPHALFARPLVVGPDSALAVEVLDRTQGTGVLWCDGRRSRDLPRGARVVVRRSPVPVRLARLSQGPFTDRLVRKFNLPVTGWRGPIGEEGGQ, encoded by the coding sequence GTGACTACTGACCGGCACATCCTTGTCGTCGCGCACACGGGTCGACAGGACTCGCTGTCCGCGGCCGCGCAGGTCTGCAAGCAACTGCTCGACGCGGGCATCAGCCCCGTGCTCACCGCCGAGGAACACGCCGAGGTCGTCGCGTTCAACGGTGCACTCGAACCGATGCAGATACTGAGCCAATCGGCGAACGGCGACGGGGTGAAGATCGGCGACCTCGAGCTCGTCATCGTGCTTGGCGGTGACGGCACCATCCTGCGTGCCGCCGAACTCACGCGCGGCTGCTCGGCGCCCCTGCTCGGGGTCAACCTCGGGCACGTGGGCTTCCTCGCGGAGAGCGAGCGCGAAGACCTCACCGAGACCGTGACCCGCGCGCTGGCGCGCGACTATCTGGTCGAAGAGAGGATGACGCTCAACGTACGCGTCAAAGTCAACGCCGAGGTGATCTACGAGACCTGGGCCCTCAACGAGGCAACCGTGGAGAAGGCCAGCCGCGAGCGAATGCTCGAGGTCGTCATCGAGATCGACGGGCGTCCGCTCAGCTCGTTCGGTTGCGACGGCGTCGTTATGTCGACGCCGACCGGCTCGACCGCTTACGCGTTCTCCGCCGGCGGTCCCGTTGTCTGGCCGAGCCTCGACGCGATGCTGCTCGTGCCGCTCAGCCCACACGCTCTTTTTGCGCGCCCCCTCGTCGTTGGACCGGATTCCGCCCTCGCCGTCGAGGTTCTCGACCGCACCCAGGGCACCGGTGTGCTCTGGTGCGACGGTCGCCGCTCGCGTGACCTGCCCCGCGGCGCTCGTGTTGTCGTGCGCCGCTCGCCGGTTCCGGTGCGCCTCGCACGCCTGTCGCAGGGTCCCTTCACTGATCGTCTCGTACGCAAGTTCAACCTGCCGGTCACCGGCTGGCGCGGCCCGATCGGCGAGGAGGGCGGGCAGTGA
- the recN gene encoding DNA repair protein RecN, protein MIEEISIRNLGVIGEARLPLGPGFTAITGETGAGKTMVVTALGLLLGERSDAAAIRSGADSAVVEGHWQIDDGGAVAERVRDAGGDLDDGELILGRSVSQEGRSRAVVGGRAAPVGVLGEIGQQLVVVHGQSDQVRLRSATAQREALDRFAGTELATLLGSYQETYRRWQSNQGELDVLVAERDRRQREAEELRVAMTEIENAAPRRGEDVELSERSDRLTNLEDLRLAAAQSLELVSAQAGDDAPDALTLLDSARRQIERVVDHDPSLAPITEALTVATVAVTEVSGLLSTYLSGLDSDGGRELESVQERRSELAALVRKFGTSLDEVIDYLDTGSGRLLELDNDSDRIDALGSQVEADRADLVDLAARLSELRRDYAVRLSERVTGELAALAMASARVTVEVTDRSEYSLTGKDQVAILLQPHSGADPRPLGRGASGGELSRVMLAIEVVIAGSDPVPTFIFDEVDAGVGGASAIEIGRRLARLSRTAQVIVVTHLAQVAAFATNHLSVTKDSDGSVTASSVTQLHGEERIAEMARLLSGLPDSESGLQHARELIETARALDS, encoded by the coding sequence GTGATCGAAGAGATCTCGATCCGCAACCTCGGTGTCATCGGTGAGGCGCGGCTGCCGCTCGGCCCCGGCTTCACAGCCATCACCGGCGAGACTGGCGCGGGCAAGACCATGGTCGTCACGGCCCTCGGCCTGCTGCTCGGTGAGCGGTCAGACGCTGCGGCGATCCGATCCGGAGCCGACTCGGCTGTCGTGGAGGGTCACTGGCAGATCGACGACGGGGGAGCGGTAGCTGAACGGGTGCGCGACGCCGGCGGCGATCTCGATGACGGCGAGCTCATCCTCGGTCGTTCCGTATCGCAGGAGGGTCGCAGTCGTGCGGTCGTCGGCGGGCGGGCGGCACCCGTCGGTGTTCTGGGTGAGATCGGCCAGCAGCTGGTCGTTGTGCACGGGCAGTCCGACCAGGTGCGCCTTCGTTCGGCGACGGCGCAGCGCGAGGCGCTCGATCGCTTCGCCGGTACAGAGCTCGCGACGCTGCTCGGCAGCTACCAGGAGACCTACCGCCGCTGGCAGTCCAACCAGGGCGAGCTCGACGTGCTGGTCGCGGAGCGCGACCGACGGCAGCGCGAGGCCGAAGAGCTGCGCGTCGCCATGACCGAGATCGAGAACGCCGCGCCCCGCCGTGGAGAAGACGTCGAGCTCTCCGAGCGCTCGGACCGCCTCACCAACCTCGAAGACCTGCGCCTCGCCGCGGCCCAGTCGCTCGAGCTTGTGTCGGCCCAGGCGGGCGACGATGCTCCGGATGCCCTCACTCTCCTCGATTCCGCGCGTCGCCAGATCGAGCGGGTCGTCGATCACGACCCGTCCCTCGCGCCCATCACCGAAGCCCTCACCGTGGCAACCGTCGCCGTGACCGAGGTCTCCGGCCTGCTCTCCACCTACCTCAGCGGTCTCGACAGCGACGGCGGACGCGAACTCGAGTCGGTGCAGGAGCGTCGCTCCGAGCTCGCGGCCCTCGTGCGCAAGTTCGGGACGTCGCTCGACGAGGTCATCGACTACCTCGACACCGGCAGCGGACGCCTGCTCGAGCTCGACAACGACTCCGACCGCATCGACGCCCTCGGCAGCCAGGTCGAGGCGGACCGGGCCGACCTCGTCGACCTCGCCGCGCGCCTGAGCGAGCTTCGTCGCGATTACGCCGTGCGCCTGTCGGAGCGCGTCACGGGCGAGCTGGCCGCGCTGGCCATGGCGAGTGCTCGGGTGACCGTCGAAGTGACGGATCGCTCCGAGTATTCACTCACCGGCAAGGATCAGGTGGCGATCCTGCTGCAGCCGCACTCGGGCGCCGACCCGCGTCCGCTCGGCCGTGGCGCCTCGGGTGGCGAGCTCTCGCGGGTGATGCTCGCGATCGAGGTCGTGATCGCCGGAAGCGACCCCGTGCCCACATTCATCTTCGACGAGGTCGACGCCGGCGTCGGCGGTGCCTCGGCGATCGAGATCGGTCGCCGGTTGGCCCGCCTCAGCCGCACGGCTCAGGTCATCGTCGTCACGCACCTCGCCCAGGTGGCGGCCTTCGCCACCAACCACCTGAGCGTCACCAAGGACAGCGACGGATCCGTCACCGCGAGCAGTGTCACTCAGCTGCACGGCGAGGAGCGGATCGCCGAGATGGCGCGCCTGCTCTCCGGCCTGCCCGACTCCGAGAGCGGGCTGCAGCACGCGCGCGAGCTCATCGAGACGGCGCGGGCGCTGGATAGCTAG
- a CDS encoding GNAT family N-acetyltransferase gives MTFTIEQLVIPATVDEAFAEMVRVRNEIEAESVGNHDLSLEPAELLPMYQRSWQPKVALVARVDGRIVGRAIYDTDPPDDPTPVGWISIEVLPDFRRRGIGAALYDALLALAASESKTVLQGESPQKATEGPVLESPTGFGSVPRDSASTRFALARGFSLEQVARMSRLDLPFTPAPLPLAPDYHLESWAGRTPVAFLEAIALLRTRMQTDAPFAGLEPDDNPWTAERVSEEDDALESSPRVTLTTLAVHTATGAASGFTELTVPPELRRPVMQGDTIVLKEHRGHRLGMILKLANLAFLDQHAPGHPSVTTFNAEENRPMLSVNEEIGFVAWGYEGVWKKVL, from the coding sequence ATGACATTCACCATCGAACAACTAGTGATCCCGGCGACCGTCGACGAAGCCTTCGCCGAGATGGTCCGGGTGCGTAACGAGATCGAGGCCGAGTCCGTCGGTAACCATGACCTGTCGCTCGAGCCGGCCGAGTTGCTGCCGATGTATCAGCGCTCGTGGCAGCCGAAGGTCGCGCTCGTGGCACGGGTGGACGGCCGCATCGTCGGTCGCGCCATCTACGACACCGACCCGCCCGACGACCCGACACCGGTCGGCTGGATCTCCATCGAAGTACTCCCGGACTTCCGGCGGCGAGGTATCGGCGCCGCTCTCTACGACGCGCTGCTCGCCCTCGCCGCCAGCGAAAGTAAGACCGTGCTGCAGGGAGAGTCCCCGCAGAAGGCAACCGAGGGGCCCGTGCTGGAGTCGCCCACCGGTTTCGGCTCAGTGCCCCGCGACTCGGCTTCGACGAGGTTCGCCCTTGCCCGCGGCTTCAGCCTCGAACAGGTGGCGAGGATGTCGCGGCTCGACCTGCCGTTCACTCCCGCACCGCTGCCGCTCGCCCCGGACTACCACCTCGAGTCGTGGGCGGGGCGGACGCCCGTTGCTTTCTTGGAGGCGATCGCGCTTCTCCGTACCCGCATGCAGACCGACGCACCCTTCGCCGGGCTCGAGCCGGATGACAACCCCTGGACCGCCGAACGGGTGTCCGAGGAGGACGATGCGCTGGAATCGAGCCCCCGCGTGACCCTCACAACCCTCGCCGTGCACACGGCCACCGGCGCCGCGTCGGGCTTCACGGAGCTCACGGTGCCGCCCGAGCTGCGCCGCCCGGTCATGCAGGGCGACACGATCGTGCTCAAGGAGCACCGCGGTCACCGGCTCGGGATGATCCTCAAGCTCGCCAACCTCGCGTTTCTGGACCAGCACGCTCCGGGACACCCGTCGGTGACCACATTCAACGCCGAGGAGAACCGGCCGATGCTGTCGGTCAACGAGGAGATCGGGTTCGTCGCGTGGGGCTACGAGGGTGTCTGGAAGAAGGTGCTCTAG
- a CDS encoding GNAT family N-acetyltransferase, with product MSDHLVEEILPPVSVDVPEAADFLAAVDVKNALELEGYGTDELSYTAAESLPGWHDETQPIRLFVVRADGRIVARVFFSTLRDDVTGTAWLGGGVLPDYRNRGIGSALLSHVESIAREAGLKRLILYVVSADGPGDRLVPPTGFGSVPRDNAEVRFLVARGFALEQVERASRLALPARVSFTVPAGYRVHTWVGRTPENWLADVAHLLTRMSTDAPSAGLEEPEDVWTADRLRENQERFEASPRTELFAVVEHEASGRLVGFSVLSAPAELDRPVGQEDTLVLAEHRGHRLGMLLKTANIEHLQRARPGHPAIITFNAEENRHMLDVNEAVGFVPIGYEGAWKKEL from the coding sequence ATGAGTGACCACCTGGTCGAAGAGATACTGCCCCCTGTTTCCGTCGACGTGCCCGAGGCCGCCGACTTCCTCGCCGCGGTGGACGTCAAGAACGCCCTCGAGCTCGAGGGGTATGGCACCGACGAACTGAGCTATACCGCCGCCGAGTCGCTGCCGGGCTGGCACGACGAGACGCAGCCCATCCGCTTGTTCGTCGTGCGGGCCGACGGGCGCATCGTGGCCCGGGTGTTCTTCAGCACGCTTCGGGATGACGTCACCGGCACCGCATGGCTCGGCGGAGGGGTGCTCCCGGACTACCGCAACCGCGGCATCGGCTCTGCGCTGCTCTCGCACGTCGAGTCCATCGCCCGCGAGGCCGGACTGAAGCGGCTCATCCTCTACGTCGTGTCCGCGGATGGCCCGGGCGACCGCCTCGTGCCGCCGACCGGCTTCGGATCGGTTCCCCGCGACAACGCGGAGGTGCGCTTCCTTGTGGCGCGCGGCTTCGCCCTCGAGCAGGTGGAGCGCGCCTCGCGGCTCGCCCTACCGGCACGTGTGTCCTTCACCGTGCCCGCGGGCTACCGCGTTCACACGTGGGTCGGTCGCACCCCGGAGAACTGGCTCGCCGACGTCGCGCACCTGCTCACGCGCATGAGCACGGACGCCCCCAGCGCCGGGCTGGAGGAACCGGAAGACGTCTGGACGGCCGACCGCCTCCGCGAGAACCAGGAGCGCTTCGAGGCGAGCCCGCGAACGGAGCTGTTTGCCGTCGTCGAGCACGAGGCATCCGGTCGACTGGTCGGATTCAGCGTGCTGTCGGCACCGGCCGAACTCGACCGCCCGGTCGGGCAGGAAGACACTCTGGTGTTGGCCGAGCATCGGGGGCACCGGCTCGGCATGCTGCTCAAGACCGCGAACATCGAGCACCTGCAGAGGGCGCGGCCGGGGCATCCCGCAATCATCACGTTTAATGCAGAAGAGAACCGCCACATGCTCGATGTGAACGAAGCCGTGGGCTTCGTACCCATCGGGTACGAAGGCGCGTGGAAGAAGGAACTATGA
- the smc gene encoding chromosome segregation protein SMC → MYLKSLTLKGFKSFAQPTTFAFEQGVTCVVGPNGSGKSNVVDALAWVMGEQGAKTLRGGKMEDVIFAGTATKGPLGRAEVILTIDNTDGALPIDYTEVAISRTLFRNGGSEYAINGEACRLLDVQELLSDSGLGREMHVIVGQGQLDNVLRATPEERRGFIEEAAGILKHRRRKEKTIRKLDAMQANLTRLSDLAGEIRRQLKPLGHQAEIAREAQSIASIVRDARARLLADEVVELRSAITVSSRSESERKTERIVLQEQLDQAKLREGRIEQAQIGDAVDIARRTAFGLESVQERLRGLYSLANQRLALLGQEGGSASIGTSVSQSMVDDAKAEAARLQGEVAEAEESVGRAAAASATARASLDSLDEEISAQSALVSRHALELAGHASRVEVAQSKLAATRGELLRQKNALELAEERRDATRVEFVALEAEAATSEAGDGSLDKAYEEAEAAVAALLVEIETVRDDLHTSERERDGLAARNSALSLAVDQKDGSTALVAANLDGIRGLVAEHVKIEPGFEAAIAAALGSLADAVLAENRDSAISALEQSASRDFGRVEVVVADSGRVNVASGDFGEGARLAQDVIEAPDGVRGLLASVVITDDLDVARRVFADPALAESDLTFVTRSGDVLTRYVLRGGSGAKRSRLELVAERDAAAAGLEVVTTQIERTRFLLAEKRAGLEAARVDATTALTALREFDAALAAQSEQLGRFRIQLEAAQAEWERLSAAVSMSAETVRTAEADVDRAKAEHDQYDATPRPMLDVSNRDAVLLEVDGARAAELEQRIQLETIRERVRAELARAASLGQQLEADRAAAEEHARLAVLRQRQIASATFVVEALPAVLDAVDRSVSQARFDLAEAESERSAQNEELAELRRQETSLRERLHAVSENVHGLEMQIYEKKLHLSTLLERAGEELGLVEDVLVAEYGPEVPVPIDGAPEIEPAETTSSEAETDPTTVPYVRIEQEARLAKAERKLAQLGRVNPLALEEFAALEQRHKFLTEQLTDLTNTRKDLLTIIEEIDEKMEDIFSAAFEDTRAAFNQVFPVLFPGGTGSIHLTDPENMLTTGIEVSVRPAGKKIERLSLLSGGERSLAAVALLIAIFKARPSPFYIMDEVEAALDDANLGRLLQIFEDLRQTSQLIVITHQKRTMEIADALYGVSMRSDGISAVVGQRVGREAS, encoded by the coding sequence GTGTATCTCAAGAGCCTCACCCTCAAGGGCTTCAAATCCTTCGCGCAACCGACCACCTTCGCGTTCGAGCAGGGCGTCACGTGTGTCGTCGGCCCGAACGGTTCCGGCAAGAGCAACGTCGTCGACGCGCTCGCCTGGGTCATGGGCGAGCAGGGCGCCAAGACGCTCCGCGGCGGAAAGATGGAGGACGTCATCTTCGCGGGCACGGCGACCAAGGGTCCGCTGGGCCGCGCCGAGGTCATCCTCACCATCGACAACACCGACGGTGCGCTGCCAATCGACTACACCGAGGTTGCGATCAGCCGCACGCTGTTCCGCAACGGTGGCAGCGAGTACGCGATCAACGGCGAGGCCTGCCGCCTGCTCGATGTGCAGGAGCTGCTCTCCGACTCCGGTCTCGGCCGCGAGATGCACGTTATCGTCGGCCAGGGCCAGCTCGACAACGTGCTGCGCGCGACCCCCGAGGAGCGCCGCGGCTTCATCGAGGAGGCCGCTGGAATCCTCAAGCACCGCCGCCGCAAAGAGAAGACCATCCGCAAGCTCGACGCGATGCAGGCCAACCTCACGCGCCTGTCCGATCTAGCGGGCGAGATCCGTCGCCAGCTCAAGCCGCTCGGTCACCAGGCCGAGATCGCACGCGAGGCCCAGTCGATCGCCTCGATTGTTCGGGATGCCCGCGCTCGCCTCCTGGCCGACGAAGTGGTCGAACTCCGCTCCGCGATCACCGTGTCCAGTCGTAGCGAGAGCGAGCGCAAGACCGAGCGCATCGTGCTGCAGGAGCAGCTCGACCAGGCCAAGCTGCGCGAGGGCCGCATCGAGCAGGCCCAGATCGGTGACGCCGTCGACATCGCCCGCCGCACCGCCTTCGGGCTCGAGTCGGTGCAGGAGCGCCTGCGCGGCCTGTACTCCCTCGCCAACCAGCGCCTCGCGCTGCTCGGCCAGGAGGGCGGCTCGGCGTCCATCGGCACCTCCGTCAGCCAGAGCATGGTCGATGACGCCAAGGCGGAGGCCGCGCGGCTGCAGGGTGAGGTCGCCGAAGCGGAGGAGTCCGTGGGGCGGGCTGCCGCGGCATCCGCCACCGCACGCGCTTCTCTCGACTCGCTCGACGAGGAGATCTCGGCGCAGAGCGCTCTCGTCTCCCGCCACGCCCTCGAGCTGGCTGGCCACGCGAGCCGCGTCGAGGTCGCCCAGTCCAAGCTGGCCGCCACGCGCGGTGAGCTTTTGCGCCAGAAGAACGCCCTCGAACTCGCGGAGGAGCGTCGCGACGCCACCCGCGTCGAATTCGTCGCCCTCGAAGCGGAGGCCGCCACGAGTGAGGCCGGCGACGGGTCGCTCGACAAGGCCTACGAAGAGGCCGAAGCCGCGGTCGCTGCCCTTCTGGTCGAGATCGAGACGGTTCGGGATGACCTGCACACCTCCGAGCGTGAGCGGGACGGCCTCGCCGCCCGCAACTCGGCACTCTCCCTCGCCGTCGACCAGAAAGACGGCTCGACCGCTTTGGTCGCCGCGAACCTCGACGGCATCCGCGGACTCGTCGCCGAGCACGTGAAGATCGAGCCCGGGTTCGAGGCGGCCATCGCCGCCGCGCTCGGGTCGCTCGCCGATGCCGTGCTGGCTGAGAACCGTGACTCCGCCATCTCCGCCCTCGAGCAGTCCGCGAGCCGCGACTTCGGCCGGGTCGAGGTCGTCGTGGCCGACTCGGGTCGCGTGAACGTGGCCTCCGGCGACTTCGGCGAGGGCGCACGACTCGCCCAGGATGTCATCGAGGCCCCCGACGGCGTGCGCGGTCTGCTCGCGTCCGTCGTCATCACCGACGACCTCGACGTCGCCCGCCGTGTCTTCGCCGACCCCGCGCTCGCGGAATCCGACCTCACCTTCGTGACCCGCTCTGGCGACGTGCTGACCCGCTACGTGCTGCGCGGTGGTTCCGGCGCCAAACGCTCACGTCTCGAACTCGTCGCTGAACGGGATGCCGCGGCCGCGGGTCTCGAGGTCGTGACAACGCAGATCGAGCGCACGCGCTTCCTGCTCGCCGAGAAGCGGGCGGGCCTCGAGGCGGCCAGGGTGGATGCGACGACGGCCCTCACCGCCCTTCGGGAGTTCGACGCCGCGCTCGCCGCGCAGAGCGAGCAGCTCGGACGCTTCCGCATCCAGCTCGAGGCCGCGCAGGCCGAGTGGGAGCGACTGTCCGCAGCGGTGTCGATGTCTGCCGAGACCGTGCGCACCGCAGAGGCGGATGTGGACCGCGCCAAGGCCGAACACGACCAGTACGACGCGACGCCCCGGCCCATGCTCGACGTCTCCAACCGCGACGCGGTACTCCTCGAGGTTGACGGCGCGCGCGCGGCCGAGCTCGAGCAGCGCATTCAACTCGAGACGATTCGCGAAAGGGTTCGCGCGGAGCTTGCGCGCGCGGCATCCCTCGGCCAACAGTTGGAAGCGGACCGCGCGGCAGCGGAGGAACACGCCCGACTCGCGGTGCTGCGCCAGCGCCAGATCGCGTCGGCCACCTTCGTCGTCGAGGCCCTGCCCGCCGTTCTGGATGCCGTCGACCGCTCGGTGTCGCAGGCGCGCTTCGATCTTGCCGAGGCCGAGTCAGAGCGCTCCGCCCAGAACGAGGAGCTCGCCGAGCTGCGTCGCCAGGAGACTTCGCTGCGCGAGCGCCTGCACGCGGTCAGCGAGAACGTGCACGGCCTCGAAATGCAGATCTATGAGAAGAAGCTGCACCTGTCGACCCTGCTCGAGCGCGCCGGCGAAGAGCTCGGACTCGTCGAGGATGTGCTCGTCGCCGAGTACGGCCCCGAGGTGCCGGTGCCGATAGACGGCGCCCCGGAAATCGAGCCTGCCGAGACCACGTCAAGCGAAGCCGAGACGGACCCGACCACGGTGCCCTACGTCCGCATCGAGCAGGAGGCCCGCCTCGCCAAAGCCGAGCGCAAGCTCGCCCAGCTCGGTCGAGTGAACCCGCTCGCCCTCGAGGAGTTCGCGGCCCTCGAGCAACGTCACAAGTTCCTTACCGAGCAGCTCACCGACCTCACCAACACCCGCAAGGACCTGCTCACGATCATCGAGGAGATCGACGAGAAGATGGAGGACATCTTCTCGGCGGCCTTCGAGGACACCAGGGCCGCCTTCAACCAGGTCTTCCCGGTGTTGTTCCCGGGCGGCACCGGCAGCATCCACCTGACCGATCCCGAGAACATGCTCACGACCGGCATCGAGGTCAGCGTGCGTCCGGCCGGCAAGAAGATCGAGCGCCTCTCGCTGCTGAGCGGTGGCGAGCGCAGCCTCGCGGCCGTCGCCCTGCTGATTGCGATCTTCAAGGCGCGCCCCAGCCCGTTCTACATTATGGATGAGGTCGAAGCAGCGCTCGATGACGCGAACCTCGGGCGCCTGCTGCAGATCTTCGAAGACCTGCGCCAGACCAGCCAGCTCATCGTCATCACCCACCAGAAGCGCACGATGGAGATCGCGGATGCGCTCTACGGCGTCTCGATGCGGTCGGACGGCATCAGCGCCGTCGTCGGCCAGCGGGTCGGTCGCGAAGCGAGCTAG
- a CDS encoding VOC family protein, which yields MTIKLENIGIAVRDIEATIAFFTDLGLTLVGRDEVSGEWADTAVDLDGNHAKIAVLQTPDGHGQIELFEYIHPEAVESKPTRPNDIGMHRIAFSVDDIDAALEIAAKHGCFPLRGVANYQDVYKLTYLRGPSDIIVMLAQDLTKS from the coding sequence ATGACCATCAAGTTGGAGAACATCGGCATAGCCGTGCGTGACATCGAGGCGACGATCGCCTTCTTCACCGACCTCGGCCTGACCCTCGTCGGCCGCGACGAGGTCAGCGGCGAGTGGGCGGACACCGCCGTAGACCTGGACGGCAACCACGCGAAGATCGCGGTTCTGCAGACTCCGGATGGGCACGGGCAGATCGAATTGTTCGAGTACATCCACCCGGAGGCGGTCGAGTCGAAGCCGACCCGCCCCAACGACATCGGCATGCACCGCATCGCGTTCTCGGTCGACGACATCGACGCTGCTCTCGAGATCGCGGCGAAGCACGGCTGCTTCCCCCTGCGGGGCGTCGCCAACTACCAGGACGTCTACAAGCTGACCTACCTGCGCGGCCCGAGCGACATCATCGTGATGCTCGCCCAGGACCTCACGAAGAGCTAG